The Rosa rugosa chromosome 1, drRosRugo1.1, whole genome shotgun sequence genomic sequence CCAAAGAAACTGAACCAAGGAATTTTGAAGAAGCAAATCAGTCACCCGTTTGGAAGAAAGCTATGCATGACGAACTCAAAGCCCTTGATGACAACAGAACTTGGAGTATAGTCAAACTTCCCAAAGGCCAGAAAATTGTAGGGGCAAAATGGATTTACAAAATCAAGTTCAACTCCGATGGTTCAATTGAGCGGCACAAGGCAAGGTTAGTTGCTCGTGGCTTCACTCAAACCTTTGGTGTTGATTATAAAGAGACTTTTGCTCCAGTTGCTAAAATGAACTCAGTTCGAGTTTTGTTATCTGTTGCTATAAATTGCGGCTGGTCTCTATACCAAATGGAcgtcaagaatgcattcttgcacgGAGATCTAGAAGAAGATGTGTATATGAGATTACCTCCTGGTCACCCACATGAAAGCGAAGCTGGAATGGTGTGCAAACTTCACAAGGCCttatatggtttgaaacaatccCCACGTGCTTGGTATTCCAAACTGAGTTCGGTCCTTCTTGCCTCAAGCTTTAAGCGAAGTCATGCAGACTCCTCCCTATTTGTTCGACATGGCAAGGCTGGCACGTTGGTTGTTCTAGTATATGTGGATGACTTAATCATCGCTGGAGATAATGTGGATGAGATTAAGTCTCTCAAGTTAGCCTTGCACAACACCTTTGCCATCAAAGATCTTGGACCATTGAAGTACTTTCTGGGAATTGAAATGGATCACTCCTCGAATGGTATGTTCTTAAATCAACGTAAATATGTTGTTGATCTTCTTGATGAGGCAGGAATGAAGGAGAGTAAGCCTGCACGCACTCCTCTTAGTAGCAGACTTAAAATAGATGTTGAAGGAGAGCCTCTCTCGGATATTTGTGTTTATCAATGTCTTGTGGGTAAGCTCATCTATCTCACCATTACAAGACCAGATATCACTTACGCTGTGAGTTTGGTTAGTCAATTCATGCACTCTCCTACAACTCATCATCTACAAATTGTCAAAAGGATTCTTCGCTACTTAAAGGGCACAGTTGATCGAGGAATTATTATGAAGAACAATGGTCACTTCAACCTTGTGGGCTACTCAGACTCTGACTGGGCAGGCAATTCCATTGATCGAAAGTCTACAACTGGATACTGTACCTTCATTGGAGGCAATCTAGTTACTTGGAAAAGTAAGAAACAAACGGTGGTTGCTCGTTCTAGTGTCGAAGCTGAGTATCGTGCAATGGCATCCATAGCTTGTGAACTCATATGGTTAAAGACATTGTTGGGTGACTTAGGCATTATATGCCCTGCACCCATAACTCTACATTGTGACAACCAGGCTGCCATGCATATTGCAGCCAATTCTGTCTTCCATGAACGCACCAAACATATTGAAGTAGATTGTCACTTTGTTCGAGATCAGGTTCAGTCTAAGCTTATTGAAACAGTATACACACGATCATGCGATCAACTAGCAGATATTTTTACGAAGATTCTCGCTTCCGCTCAGTTTGAACGTCTGCTTTCCAAGCTTGGCTCAAGGGACTTCCCTGATccagcttgagggggagtgttggaagTATAGGAGCTGCTGTCAACATTGGCTGCTGTCAATGTTGGTTGGCTGCTGCATTTTGTACATGCATTTACACATGTTGTATTTGTTTGCTGTCAACATTGGTTGCTGTCAACATTGGCTGGCTGCTGCAATTTGTTCCTGCATTCACACATGCATTAATTGTCATTCACACATGCATTAATTGTTTGTAAGCTGCCTATATAAAGCTAGGATGTTGTATCATCTTTTCATCGGAATAAAGATCAAGAGGAATGATATTCTTCCTCTCATATTTCAATAATCCATAGACACAACTGATATACACCATTTCAGGTTAttagaagaaaagagaagctCAAATCTTACTCTTCGATACTTCCAGCTACACTCTTGCCAAGTGCAATAACTACTTTCTTCGAGATAACTTCAGTTTTCCACGGCCTTAgatcacaaaaagaaaaaagaaataaaatataaattatctAAAACCACCCACCTAGATTGAACAAGATCCAATTATACAAaacagcaacaaaaaaaaaatcaatttgagTTCAACAAAAACTGATAGTCAAATTGAATACCGGAAGTCCTTGAAGTTTAACTGTATTGAATCGAGCACAAGAAGAGGAAGTTTCTGCTGTGTGCAGGAATCGAGGGCGATTGCTTCGTCTGTGATTGAGAGATGAGAGTATGGATTAGAAGGGGTAACAGATTTGGATCACGGTGGTGACTGGTGAGGGTTTTGTTTGCGATTGGGATGGGCGTCTAGGTCTAGGTCGGGAAGAAGAAGAccacaaagaaagaagaaagttaaaattgaagaaataaaagaagaagaccaCTCTTTCTCGAAATCTGCTTAGCGGCAACATTGAAATATTCCCCAAAATTTTTAGCGGCAAAATtgaaatattctgaaaatttaaattaaaatatCTCTACTAAAACCCAATACCTAGATTTTTCAAAGAGAAACTAAATAGGAAAAATTCTTCTATACATCGACAATGCAAGTGAACTAGCAAATCTAATAGATCTTAgttgttgatatatatatatatatatatagaaaatcttttttttatatttttatgttttctaACCGTCTATTTCTGTTGGTATAAGTGCATGTCAGTGTACTGAATACTCTCTCACGAACTGCTCGAAAATCAAAGTGGCAGTGAATCCGTTATAATTGTTTTAGTAAAATTATATTTTAGTAGATAAGAGTTGATAACTCTAAGATCTAAATAAACAACGACTGAGgtcaattttttaatttttttttcacatagTATATATTATTACATGTTACATCGAATGTAGTTTTTTCGTTTTGTGGGAATGCAGTTTGTCCCCCATTCTCGTAAAATTGAGCTCTATGAGTTATGGTTCAATTACTCTTATATAATAGTAAATATGGTTGATCACCATGGCCATGGCCGAAACCACGACGAATAGGGTTACTTTTTTGACATAGTGCATGTTATAAGGAGGTAAATACATTGAACCTTCATTTAAGTTGCATAAAAGTTTGACATGCCTAGTAATGTGGTTTAACTTGTCAATTTATTATATACAAGTTATACACCAACAATATTGAGGAAACGTATCAGACGTGACCAATGCGGGGAAAAATGACAATGTTAACATCAGTACTCTTTGGTCATAATTTTGGTCTTGATTCACATTATCCTAACATATCTAATATGATCTAACTTGTCTATTGGTcatattgataggagcataaagtgcgacgatattattgagtatatgccccattttagacttgtttctcccttaagtttcgtgttttgagttatcgagtcagtttaagagtcttgtacagtgtttggcgtaaaataggagcaaaatgcgaaatttatgaaaaaaaatcctaacgggatcaggattccttaccgtcgacgtttttgcggtctttacattaattccctttattttctcttaaaaaaatctgatattctccacctttttgtaggaaatttaagacatttgaccaagcaatgaagaagggaaataaaggagaaagacgtttcagctggaaaataaataaaggagaaagacgtttttagttcgggaataaaggagaaagacgtttcagctgttaaaagaccccattatgagaggagttaaggccataaaggagacgttttcagttggaaaattaaaggaattatgatgcaatcccatccgtccaatgatgaagggtatgatcgacaaaagccaaccaatgctcccctataaataggcaacgtccagaacagaatttccatcacttcctggccaaaaactattccaagactctgcccaattcactccttaaacttccatcacctacaagaccgtgaccaccatccatccatcaatctacgaagttcttaggcgctgagtcaaggacgctccaccaccatagcagagacgagttcatcaccttgttgccaagccgctgaggaaagcttcaaagtgtaactatgactctactcacaatttttgtttcggttttgtgtgttcggatttgcgagttgtgtaattggagacatgaaattttcagaatatttttattaatatttttgagattttcaatttattattgagttaatttcgagaattcttttatgatgcatgttacaatcttgtgcccttttatgtgtttaggtaattttcagagttaggttcataagtttgcatgctagaatcacgctgagtattcttgtgtgtttgcttaatttgccaagggtaattgttatttgttaaggcgctgagttaaacaagtagcaattagttctaaaaagtggtaaaaatcatgctttaatgattaaacgattctggaaattacgtgttaaattctatgtgtaatggttaatttgcacgtgtgagttgattcgagggttagataatactactagttaagagaattacgctgagtgttttcgaaaattagtagtattaggcttggtaaggacttttccgatccaagcctacattagaacgaatcagataaatggattgatccgctgaggcttttcatttgagctcttatctatgcattcaagatgggcacagttttgtagcatgttgaaatggattttctgtttttacacttagtaatttccgagtggtattggtctaggttagggaagtcgatcattgtatatagttttatttgttttggttttattttaagtagattaggaaccaaatctcaaaacccccattttattcttttatttgttaattgacctttttgtgtaggtgtaccctacaatccccggactgaacgatccctgcttatcctatactgacaactacattttgcagggttaaattgtgaggctattttagccgcatcaatttttgaacttaaaaaaaaaaaaagataaaaaaaaaataaaaaatgttatgtgacatgcttaaggtatattggattaaacatgaccttgtcgagggtagctgttctatagtcccattgcacaaacgaggtcctctgttccagtacctaagtatgtaaatgtaaaagtaacttagaaagtaggaaagacataatgtttgtatttcgaaccttgtatatgttactaacacttgatttggtcttaaaggtccatgaatgtccactgtctctgataagactaaggagctctttgagaaattggaacgtgctaagcaaagggcagaactcactttttcagaccgccctcttctagaaaggagggattctcaggactctaactattcaggttataactcctcaactagatcaaccgaggagatcaacaaacctgaccattctgaagaaggagaagaacaagtctttgaagaggaggaagaggaggtcactgaagaggacgttgcgaatacagaagaggaagaagaggaagagcacgcccgtgttgagcaagtacaagcaccaatggctgagactattaggcaactgtctaatcctacaggtgggggtgctgcgcccttatgcattgcctatccagaaccaggagaggggcttaatgatgattttgagttaaagagtgggtttctgcatcacctacccaagtttcatgggatgagtagtgaagacaccaataagcatctcaaggagttcgagtttgtctgtgggagtatgtgccctaaaggagctgatatcaatatcttgaagatgaaggcattcccctttactttggaggacaaggccaagacttggctatttgagctgcctgctgggactatcaacacttgggataggatgaagggcgagttccttacgaagtactttcctgcctcaaaggtcactgttttgaggaagcagattagtggaatcacgcaaggacatgaggagaatttctgcaattattgggacaggtttaagagccttgtagcatcatgccctaaccatgggatgagtgaggggtccctccttacctatttttatgaaggactcaccgctaatgagcgtggtctgttagatgctgctgctggagggtcctttatggataagacacctgctgatgcaagggagctacttactaatcgtgcactaaagtatcagcaatatgagggggtgctttccactcaacggagggtacatgaggtgtccactaactctgctcttgaagacaaggtcaacaagatgtctactctgctgtctcaagtcttaaacggtaatggaggaggagcaatggctcaagtgtgtgggatgtgctcgactcaagggcaccccactgataaatgtccccagcttgcctctccagaaggatgggaatctgttaacgccctagggtatcatggaggtcaaggcggcccgaggtacaacccttactccaatacgtacaatcctgggctcagagatcaccccaactttcgttgggccaacaatgataacaccttgagaccacctcaaggcccaggtcagaattctcagcgcccaccaggtttgtttttgaggcctcaggtacctcaaacttttggtattcccaattctgtccctccacctcctgtttctaatactttgagtgcccctaattatgatgaactgttgaagtcccttgctgcggggcaacaacaacttaacacggctactcaagctttggttgtaggacaggcgacccattcaaaggatattgcagagctcaagaatcaaatgggccaagtggtggatttcatgggtcgaattgctgaaacagggaagctaccgagcaacacagtgcctaacccaaggaatgagcacgcccaagccatcatcactaggagtggacgcgtactagttgaacctcccagagcccacaagaagatccaagcggcccataatgaagaagaagacgttgtggaggtgtctaaggaggatgttgagaaggacctagctacatcaagggtggaagttaacgtgccccaagctgaggcacccaaaggtacaattcctaactctagtggtttaattaagactaacccagttgtttctatacctttcccaagcaggtttgccaagacgaagaaagataaatctgatcaagagatcttggaaatcttcaagaaggttcaagtgaatatgcccctgattgagtgcatcaaacaagtgcctaaatacgccaagttcttgaaggagctttgcaccacaaggaggcagacaagattgaaggaggtggtgaaaatgagcgagacggtatcagccgttatccagaggaaactacccccaaagttgaaggacccagggagtttttctgttccctgtatcattggtgacaccaggtttgaaaatgtgatgttagacttaggggcatccataaatgttatgccttataatttgtatgtgtccctaggtctaggccctcttaaaagggataatgttgtcattcaacttgctgataggtctaacaaataccctcaagggtatgttgaggatgttcttgtgcaggtaaaccatctgatattccctgcggatttctacgtattggacatggaggaatcacccctaaataccactccattacttttagggcgtccctttatgaggactgcaagaacgaagatcgacgtgtacaaagggactctcaccatggagtttgatggtgatgttatacgcttcaacattcttgaagccatgaggtaccctgtttctgacttgaaaccttgctttgctattgatgtagttgattcactcgcgcaggttttctctgaagtaatggttgaggatgaattggctctgaccctagaggaggttgtcggatatgatgcaaatggggaacctatccccaaggttgagtgggacgttgaggagcctagagtgatcaagactgtggcctcactggaggctcagcctataaagaggtcaatttcctatttgtcaattccggtttctactaataaaatgctacgctctattgttcaggcacccaagttggaattgaaggtactccctgagcatttgaagtacgcgtacctaggagaaaaggagaccctcccagtgatcatatcgtcaacgctggaggtagagcaagaaaggaagttggtggacgtgttgaagaagcacaagactgccattggttggactctagcagatatcaaggggatcagcccaaccacgtgtgtccaccggatcctgttagaagatggcgccaagcccacaagagaagcccaaaggcgtctacatccgcccatgatgaaggtggtccaagacgaggtgatcaagttgctagattgtggggtgatctaccccatttctgatagtaagtgggtctctccagtgcaagtggtgcccaagaagtctggggtgacagtggtacagaacgaggataatgagc encodes the following:
- the LOC133727309 gene encoding uncharacterized protein LOC133727309; the encoded protein is MPLIECIKQVPKYAKFLKELCTTRRQTRLKEVVKMSETVSAVIQRKLPPKLKDPGSFSVPCIIGDTRFENVMLDLGASINVMPYNLYVSLGLGPLKRDNVVIQLADRSNKYPQGYVEDVLVQVNHLIFPADFYVLDMEESPLNTTPLLLGRPFMRTARTKIDVYKGTLTMEFDGDVIRFNILEAMRYPVSDLKPCFAIDVVDSLAQVFSEVMVEDELALTLEEVVGYDANGEPIPKVEWDVEEPRVIKTVASLEAQPIKRSISYLSIPVSTNKMLRSIVQAPKLELKVLPEHLKYAYLGEKETLPVIISSTLEVEQERKLVDVLKKHKTAIGWTLADIKGISPTTCVHRILLEDGAKPTREAQRRLHPPMMKVVQDEVIKLLDCGVIYPISDSKWVSPVQVVPKKSGVTVVQNEDNELVPQRLVTGHRVCIDYRKLNATTRKDHMPLPFIDQMLERLAGHSYYCFLDGYSGYNQICIAHEDQEKTTFTCPFGTFAYRRMPFGLCNAPGTFQRCMLSIFSEYIENIIEVFMDDFSVFGKDFDTCLENLGLILERCVETNLVLNWEKCHFMVTQGIVLGHIISARGIEVDKAKVDLVRHLPSPTTVREVRSFLGHAGFYRRFIKDFSKVARPMCALYRKQLEINGSLTVDNVMISSFLDQCLLMAP